One window of Gloeothece citriformis PCC 7424 genomic DNA carries:
- the folE gene encoding GTP cyclohydrolase I FolE, with product MTLSKSERSIINSSQHSLPPLTTEHHSPVSEADMIQAVRTLLLGLGEDPDREGLRDTPKRVVKALKFLTSGYHQSLDELLNGAVFGEDTNEMVLVRDIDLFSSCEHHILPILGRAHVAYIPNGKVIGLSKIARICEMYARRLQVQERLTAQIADALQGLLKPQGVAVVIEATHMCMVMRGVQKPGSWTSTSAVRGVFAEDAKTRQEFMSLIRHNPAFH from the coding sequence ATGACCTTATCTAAGTCCGAACGTAGTATCATCAATTCTTCTCAGCATTCTCTTCCTCCTTTAACGACAGAACATCATTCTCCTGTCTCTGAAGCGGATATGATTCAAGCGGTACGGACTTTACTTCTAGGATTAGGAGAAGATCCGGATCGGGAAGGTTTAAGAGATACGCCAAAAAGAGTCGTTAAAGCTTTAAAATTTCTCACATCAGGCTATCATCAATCCCTAGATGAATTGCTTAATGGAGCAGTTTTTGGAGAAGATACTAATGAAATGGTATTGGTTAGAGATATTGATTTATTTAGTTCCTGTGAACATCATATTTTGCCTATTTTAGGACGCGCTCATGTTGCTTATATTCCTAATGGAAAAGTAATTGGACTCTCAAAAATTGCACGGATTTGTGAAATGTATGCTAGACGTTTACAGGTTCAAGAACGATTGACGGCACAAATTGCTGATGCACTTCAAGGATTACTTAAACCTCAAGGGGTTGCTGTTGTTATTGAAGCAACTCATATGTGTATGGTAATGCGTGGCGTACAAAAACCAGGATCTTGGACTTCTACGAGTGCGGTGCGGGGTGTCTTTGCGGAAGATGCTAAAACCCGTCAAGAATTCATGAGTTTGATTCGTCATAATCCGGCATTTCATTAA
- a CDS encoding metallo-dependent phosphatase — translation MWAILSGIEGNLAAYNAVLEDIKRQKMSIEDLYILGDLIAANPESEKVVQRIRFPDTNELQPQVCLGWWEEQCLILHGLSATAEPTELLEKYGPDTVKKLWESISLETAQWLRSLNFGFVELDCLLIHGSSISVSEELTLKTPPWQMLERLQRMEVNTLFCGRSGQVFEYHLQGGSIVSSVTTLEGQNRANTSTDLSKRVIGVGNVGGTPGFATYTLFNPNNNQIQFQTVHYS, via the coding sequence ATGTGGGCAATTCTCAGTGGTATTGAAGGAAATTTAGCGGCGTATAATGCCGTATTAGAAGATATTAAACGTCAAAAAATGTCAATTGAAGATCTGTATATTTTAGGAGATTTAATTGCTGCTAATCCAGAGAGTGAAAAAGTTGTGCAACGGATTCGTTTTCCTGATACCAATGAACTCCAACCCCAGGTTTGTCTGGGTTGGTGGGAAGAACAATGCTTGATTTTGCATGGTTTAAGTGCCACTGCCGAACCAACAGAATTATTAGAAAAATATGGCCCAGATACAGTTAAAAAACTCTGGGAATCAATATCCCTAGAAACGGCTCAATGGTTACGTTCTTTAAACTTCGGTTTTGTTGAATTGGATTGCTTATTGATTCATGGCAGTAGCATCAGTGTTAGTGAGGAATTAACCCTAAAAACTCCTCCTTGGCAAATGTTAGAGCGCTTACAAAGAATGGAGGTGAATACTCTTTTTTGTGGTCGTTCGGGTCAGGTTTTTGAATATCATTTACAAGGGGGTTCTATTGTCTCTTCAGTGACGACTCTAGAGGGACAAAATCGAGCAAATACTTCAACAGATTTATCCAAACGAGTGATCGGCGTTGGTAATGTGGGAGGAACTCCAGGTTTTGCTACCTACACCTTATTTAACCCTAACAATAATCAGATCCAGTTTCAAACTGTCCACTATAGTTGA